The following proteins are co-located in the Engraulis encrasicolus isolate BLACKSEA-1 chromosome 2, IST_EnEncr_1.0, whole genome shotgun sequence genome:
- the LOC134443498 gene encoding interferon-induced protein 44-like — protein sequence MVVLPENWRPIDFHPSNQKKIIEEITHFKIANPEVHQLHILVHGPIAAGKSSFINSIASIFKGRMAESSLVDASGAGHSFTKKFITKKIRDKDGNVLPFVMSDIMGLEDEEADGARTEDLVMALKGHLKDGYCFNPVASLKKEDPFYNSCPTLNDKVHCLVSLLPGDKIGLMKPAGVQSVLRKLIEIRKEASAMGIPQVLVMTMVDNICPEVRKDLKMIYKSKRIKEKMQECTNSLGVPMKRVFPVKNYHEEIEMDNNVDTLVLSALKNILHFANDHVQELDD from the exons atggtagtgtTGCCTGAAAACTGGAGACCTATTGACTTTCATCCATC AAATCAGAAAAAGATCATAGAGGAgataacacattttaaaatagccAACCCAGAGGTTCACCAGTTGCACATTCTTGTGCACGGACCAATTGCTGCGGGAAAGTCCAGTTTCATCAACTCCATTGCAAGTATTTTTAAGGGTCGCATGGCTGAATCATCCTTGGTTGATGCTAGTGGCGCTGGCCACAGCTTCACCAAGAAG TtcatcacaaaaaaaatcagagatAAAGACGGAAACGTCCTACCATTTGTGATGAGTGACATCATGGGATTGGAGGATGAAGAGGCGGATGGGGCTCGTACTGAGGACCTTGTGATGGCTCTGAAGGGTCACCTCAAAGATGGATACTGT TTTAACCCTGTAGCCTCTCTGAAAAAAGAAGACCCGTTCTACAACAGTTGCCCGACCCTAAATGACAAAGTCCACTGCCTCGTCAGCCTCCTACCTGGAGACAAAATTGGCCTAATGAAACCTGCAGGGGTTCAATCTGTCCTACGAAAACTCATAGAAATCAGAAAGGAAGCCTCTGCAATGG GAATCCCTCAAGTTCTTGTCATGACAATGGTAGATAATATCTGTCCTGAAGTCCGCAAAGACCTGAAGATGATCTACAAGAGCAAGAGGATCAAAGAAAAG ATGCAGGAGTGCACCAACAGTCTGGGTGTCCCCATGAAGCGTGTCTTCCCAGTGAAGAACTACCATGAGGAGATTGAGATGGATAACAATGTCGACACCCTGGTTCTCTCTGCTCTCAAAAACATCCTCCACTTTGCCAACGATCATGTGCAAGAACTGGATGACTGA